In one bacterium genomic region, the following are encoded:
- the rpsF gene encoding 30S ribosomal protein S6 yields the protein MKEYENLVIFDPDINEEIVDKKITVLKDLLSQKDDKMSFAIDKWGLKTLAYPIKKKDRGFFVLLKFSVIPDALPELIRELKLSSEIMRYSIDVMEPPKKPSSASAKTDKAPKKE from the coding sequence ATGAAAGAATATGAAAACCTTGTTATTTTTGATCCGGATATTAATGAGGAAATAGTTGATAAGAAGATAACTGTCCTTAAAGACCTTTTATCTCAGAAAGATGATAAAATGAGCTTTGCTATTGACAAATGGGGACTCAAAACGCTTGCTTATCCTATAAAGAAGAAAGATAGAGGGTTCTTCGTCCTTCTCAAATTCAGTGTTATTCCTGATGCGCTACCTGAACTTATTCGTGAACTTAAGCTCAGTAGTGAAATTATGAGATACTCTATTGATGTTATGGAACCCCCCAAAAAACCTTCCTCTGCATCCGCAAAAACAGACAAAGCTCCCAAAAAAGAATAA
- a CDS encoding single-stranded DNA-binding protein: protein MQEYRVPKINEVRITGNLVAEPELKYMPDGKAVCNFRIANSSRYLDKKTNQWVDGEPTFVRIAVFGPSAERLGETIKKGYAVFVEGRLQSRSWETPEGDKRSSIEIIANRVQNLTRAPGEKSTTEEDVSEDDTKKENELPF, encoded by the coding sequence ATGCAAGAATATAGGGTACCAAAAATAAATGAAGTGAGAATTACCGGCAACCTTGTTGCTGAACCGGAGCTTAAATATATGCCGGACGGTAAAGCTGTATGTAACTTCAGAATTGCAAACAGTTCGAGATACCTGGATAAGAAAACTAATCAATGGGTTGATGGCGAACCTACTTTCGTTAGAATCGCGGTTTTTGGCCCATCCGCAGAAAGACTTGGGGAAACAATTAAAAAAGGCTATGCTGTCTTCGTTGAAGGTAGACTGCAAAGCCGCTCCTGGGAAACACCGGAAGGAGATAAAAGAAGCTCAATAGAAATAATTGCTAATCGTGTCCAGAACCTTACCAGAGCACCGGGTGAAAAAAGTACAACAGAGGAGGATGTAAGCGAAGATGATACAAAGAAAGAGAACGAGCTCCCGTTTTAA
- the rpsR gene encoding 30S ribosomal protein S18, with product MIQRKRTSSRFNKLAGKEKLKCFFCKKEVEKMNYKAPDTLRNFTTEGGRILPRRITGLCSKHQKVLTNAIKRARIMALLPYSTRGD from the coding sequence ATGATACAAAGAAAGAGAACGAGCTCCCGTTTTAATAAATTAGCCGGGAAAGAAAAACTAAAATGTTTTTTCTGTAAAAAAGAAGTCGAAAAAATGAACTATAAAGCACCGGATACCCTTAGAAACTTTACTACCGAAGGTGGTAGAATTTTACCGCGCAGAATTACGGGGCTTTGTTCTAAACACCAAAAAGTCCTTACTAATGCTATTAAAAGAGCAAGAATAATGGCACTCCTGCCTTATAGTACTCGAGGTGACTAA
- the rplI gene encoding 50S ribosomal protein L9 → MKIILLKEVETLGQYGDVVNVKKGFARNKLVPQKLAMPCTPSNMKVIEELKKRDSQKQKKHREEALKFKEQLEKISLTFPIYVGEDGKLFGAVTNLDIEKLLKKEKFDIDKKDITLPEHIKELGVYPVEIKIHPDIMATVKLWVVSEEMK, encoded by the coding sequence ATGAAAATTATACTATTAAAAGAAGTAGAAACTCTCGGCCAGTACGGTGATGTCGTTAATGTAAAAAAAGGTTTCGCTCGCAATAAACTTGTTCCTCAAAAACTCGCTATGCCCTGTACGCCTTCCAATATGAAAGTAATAGAAGAATTGAAAAAAAGAGACTCCCAAAAACAGAAAAAACATAGAGAGGAAGCCTTGAAATTCAAAGAACAACTTGAAAAAATATCCCTCACTTTCCCTATATATGTCGGGGAAGATGGCAAACTCTTTGGCGCCGTTACAAATCTTGATATCGAAAAATTATTGAAAAAAGAAAAATTCGATATTGATAAAAAAGATATTACTCTGCCGGAACATATTAAAGAACTTGGCGTTTATCCCGTTGAAATTAAAATTCACCCGGATATTATGGCTACCGTGAAATTGTGGGTCGTGTCAGAAGAAATGAAATAA
- a CDS encoding bifunctional nuclease family protein has product MNEIYTKVSGVGYDPLNKQHIVFLKELDGERIMPIWVGTIECISIARGITQTAHKRPLTHDLIKNILEGMDAKVNKVVINDIKDATYYARIYIQKNNEIIEIDARPSDSLAIAVRCKAPVYISQHVLDNASTFKIKNDDELQHYLQEMKVEDFGKIDL; this is encoded by the coding sequence ATGAACGAAATTTATACAAAAGTTTCCGGTGTAGGATATGATCCGCTTAATAAACAACATATCGTTTTCCTTAAAGAATTAGATGGCGAGAGAATTATGCCTATCTGGGTCGGGACTATAGAATGCATCTCCATTGCTCGCGGTATTACTCAAACTGCTCATAAACGCCCTCTTACTCACGATCTTATCAAAAATATTCTCGAAGGAATGGATGCTAAAGTAAATAAAGTCGTCATTAATGATATTAAAGATGCTACTTATTATGCTCGTATCTATATACAAAAAAATAATGAAATTATTGAAATTGATGCTCGCCCAAGTGACTCCCTCGCTATTGCTGTTCGTTGCAAAGCTCCTGTTTATATATCTCAACATGTTCTTGATAATGCAAGCACTTTCAAAATTAAAAACGATGACGAGCTTCAACATTACTTGCAGGAGATGAAAGTTGAAGATTTCGGTAAAATTGACCTATGA
- a CDS encoding ATP-dependent Clp protease ATP-binding subunit gives MNQFTDRLNRVFLLAKRETSRLGDSVVKSEHLLIGLIKEGGGVGLRALVNTEVDPNQILKFIYETKLNPGGIEANENSVISEEIQRILDFAKEESQQMGHNYVGTEHVLLGILREEQCTAAQILLSFDVNIDKIRDEIFTILSIQEESSKSKTNKPKTAPTLEHFSRDITKLAAENKLDPVIGREKEIERVMQILCRRRKNNPALIGEPGVGKTAIVEGLAQRIVSSDVPHLLQNKRILALDLAALVAGTKYRGQFEERLKSILKEIQKSQDLIIFIDELHTIVGAGAAEGAIDASNILKPALARGEIHCIGATTLNEYRKYVEKDGALERRFQQVAVEPPTVDETVKILKGLRPRYEAHHNVKYDDNALATAAVLSDKYITNKCLPDKAIDIIDEAGSRMKLKKSNYTVPEIDNLETELEKITALKEESVNTQKFEEAAQLRDKQKELEKQLEIAKTTKVSGHIHQEDIREVLSLWTGIPLVKLKEEEQERLQKIEDILGAKVVGQNQAIKILAQAIRRSRTGLKEHSRPIGSFVFLGPTGVGKTYLAKKLAEFLFDSETALLRFDMSEYMEKFNVSRLIGAPPGYVGYEEGGQLTERVRRRPYSIILLDEIEKAHPDVFNLLLQILDEGTLTDSFGRKVDFKNTILIMTSNIGTSEIKRTSIGFEGTTNANIDYEQMRKKLLEEVKKMFRPEFINRIDEVVVFKSLGLEEMEKIIDLLLSELKNRLVEKSIQLVIDKSAKELLLEKGFDPEFGARPLKRAIEKIIEDPLSEKILELNNKKGIILKVVRENEKVNFIVESFYKPKTVKC, from the coding sequence ATGAACCAATTTACGGATAGATTAAATAGAGTCTTTCTCCTTGCAAAAAGAGAAACTTCCAGACTCGGGGATTCTGTCGTTAAAAGCGAACACCTTCTGATTGGTTTGATTAAAGAAGGCGGCGGAGTTGGCTTGAGAGCTCTCGTAAATACCGAAGTTGACCCTAATCAAATTCTGAAATTTATATACGAAACAAAATTAAATCCAGGCGGGATTGAAGCTAATGAAAATTCTGTTATTAGCGAGGAAATCCAACGAATACTGGATTTCGCTAAAGAAGAATCCCAGCAAATGGGGCATAATTATGTCGGCACCGAACACGTTCTTCTTGGTATCCTTAGAGAAGAACAATGTACCGCTGCTCAAATCTTGCTTAGCTTTGATGTTAATATTGATAAAATTCGGGACGAAATCTTTACTATCCTGTCTATACAGGAGGAATCCTCTAAATCAAAAACAAATAAACCGAAAACTGCTCCTACTCTTGAACACTTCTCACGCGATATTACTAAACTTGCGGCCGAAAATAAACTTGATCCGGTTATAGGTAGAGAAAAAGAAATTGAACGTGTAATGCAAATTCTTTGCAGAAGAAGAAAAAATAATCCGGCGCTTATCGGCGAACCGGGTGTCGGTAAAACTGCCATAGTTGAAGGTCTTGCTCAAAGAATTGTCTCTTCCGATGTTCCGCATTTACTGCAAAACAAAAGAATACTTGCCCTTGACCTCGCCGCGCTTGTTGCAGGAACTAAATATAGAGGGCAGTTTGAAGAAAGACTTAAATCTATCTTAAAAGAAATACAAAAATCTCAGGACTTAATAATCTTTATAGATGAACTTCATACTATTGTTGGCGCAGGTGCCGCTGAAGGCGCTATTGACGCGTCTAATATTCTTAAACCCGCCCTTGCTCGAGGCGAAATTCATTGCATCGGGGCTACTACTCTGAATGAATATAGAAAATATGTCGAAAAAGATGGCGCGCTCGAAAGAAGATTCCAGCAGGTTGCCGTTGAACCGCCTACCGTTGATGAAACCGTTAAAATACTTAAAGGACTTAGACCTAGATACGAAGCACATCATAACGTTAAATATGACGATAATGCCCTTGCTACCGCTGCTGTCCTTTCGGATAAATATATAACTAATAAATGCCTTCCGGATAAAGCTATCGATATCATTGATGAAGCCGGGAGCAGAATGAAATTAAAAAAATCTAATTATACTGTCCCGGAAATTGATAATCTGGAAACTGAATTGGAAAAAATTACCGCCTTGAAAGAAGAATCCGTGAATACTCAAAAATTTGAAGAAGCCGCACAATTGAGAGATAAACAAAAAGAACTCGAAAAACAATTGGAAATCGCTAAAACTACTAAAGTGTCGGGACATATCCATCAAGAAGATATAAGGGAAGTCTTGTCCCTGTGGACCGGCATCCCTCTTGTTAAACTTAAAGAAGAAGAACAGGAAAGATTGCAGAAAATTGAAGATATTCTCGGTGCTAAAGTCGTCGGACAAAATCAGGCAATTAAAATTCTCGCTCAGGCTATCAGACGTTCAAGAACCGGTCTGAAAGAACACTCGCGTCCTATCGGTAGCTTTGTTTTCCTCGGTCCAACTGGCGTTGGGAAAACTTATCTCGCTAAAAAGCTTGCCGAATTCCTCTTTGACTCGGAAACCGCTTTGCTTAGATTTGATATGAGCGAATATATGGAAAAATTTAATGTCTCCCGACTTATCGGCGCACCTCCGGGTTACGTAGGTTACGAAGAAGGCGGACAGCTTACGGAACGCGTCAGGAGAAGACCCTACTCTATCATATTATTGGACGAAATCGAAAAAGCTCATCCCGATGTATTTAATTTGCTGCTCCAGATTCTTGACGAAGGAACTCTTACAGACTCTTTCGGTCGTAAAGTTGATTTCAAAAATACTATCCTTATTATGACTTCTAATATTGGAACTTCTGAAATTAAACGTACCAGTATAGGTTTTGAAGGCACTACAAACGCAAATATAGATTACGAACAAATGAGGAAAAAATTACTTGAAGAAGTTAAAAAAATGTTCAGGCCGGAATTCATTAACAGGATAGACGAAGTCGTTGTATTCAAATCTCTCGGGCTTGAAGAGATGGAAAAAATTATTGACCTCTTATTGTCGGAACTGAAAAATCGTCTTGTCGAAAAAAGTATCCAGCTTGTTATCGATAAATCTGCTAAAGAACTTCTTCTGGAAAAAGGTTTTGATCCGGAATTTGGCGCCAGACCGTTGAAAAGAGCTATAGAAAAAATCATTGAAGACCCGTTGTCAGAAAAAATCCTTGAACTTAATAATAAAAAAGGTATAATTCTAAAAGTTGTCAGAGAAAATGAGAAAGTTAATTTTATTGTGGAATCTTTTTATAAACCGAAAACAGTGAAATGTTGA
- the secY gene encoding preprotein translocase subunit SecY — protein MLSKIRDAFKIPDLRNKLLFTLGILAVYRLGSHIPCPGIGTAALMSFFDKARGTILGLYDIFSGGGLSQGAIFGLGIMPYISASIIFQLLGAAIPALQKLQREGEEGKRKLMQYSRYLTVLVAFINGLGVSIFFSSLTGADGSPVVLNPGIAFQIITTLTLVAGTICVMWLGELITEKGIGNGTSLIIMIGIVARFPIEIVSTGRMVAAGALSIVACVAFFAVIVLMTAGVVLVTQAQRRIPVQYAQRVIGRKVYGGKSTHIPLNVNAAGVIPIIFAQSILMVPGTITRFFSNSPLAQGFAEAFTPGMWAYNLIYAILIIFFAYFYTAVVINPVDMAENMKKYGGFIPGLRPGAQTAAYIDKVMSRITLPGALFFALIAIIPMYIMNSLRVPWYFGGTSLIIVVGVVLDTMRAVEAQMLMRHYEGFIKKGHLRGRR, from the coding sequence ATGCTAAGTAAAATTCGAGATGCTTTTAAAATTCCGGATTTAAGAAATAAATTGCTCTTTACGCTTGGTATCCTTGCCGTTTATAGACTCGGTTCTCATATCCCCTGCCCGGGAATCGGTACCGCCGCTCTTATGAGCTTTTTTGATAAAGCAAGAGGAACTATCCTTGGTCTTTATGATATTTTCTCCGGCGGAGGATTGTCCCAGGGCGCTATATTCGGACTCGGTATTATGCCTTATATTTCTGCCTCGATTATTTTCCAATTGCTCGGTGCCGCTATCCCTGCATTACAAAAACTACAACGCGAAGGCGAAGAAGGTAAACGAAAGTTAATGCAGTATTCAAGATACCTTACCGTTCTTGTCGCTTTTATTAACGGTCTCGGTGTTTCTATTTTCTTCTCCAGTCTTACAGGCGCGGATGGGTCTCCCGTTGTCCTTAATCCGGGAATAGCTTTCCAGATTATTACTACTCTTACTCTTGTTGCCGGAACTATCTGCGTTATGTGGCTCGGTGAACTTATTACCGAGAAAGGTATCGGGAATGGTACATCTCTTATCATTATGATTGGTATCGTTGCTCGCTTCCCTATTGAAATTGTTAGCACCGGCAGAATGGTTGCCGCCGGCGCTCTTAGTATCGTTGCTTGCGTTGCTTTCTTTGCTGTAATAGTTTTGATGACTGCCGGTGTTGTACTTGTTACCCAAGCACAACGAAGAATTCCGGTCCAGTATGCTCAAAGAGTTATCGGACGGAAAGTCTACGGTGGTAAAAGTACTCATATACCATTAAATGTCAATGCTGCCGGTGTTATCCCTATCATTTTTGCCCAGTCAATACTTATGGTGCCGGGAACGATTACAAGATTTTTCTCCAATAGCCCTTTGGCGCAAGGTTTCGCAGAAGCCTTTACACCGGGTATGTGGGCTTATAATTTGATATATGCCATACTTATAATCTTCTTTGCTTACTTCTATACCGCTGTGGTTATTAACCCTGTCGATATGGCTGAAAATATGAAAAAATACGGTGGTTTTATACCGGGTCTCAGACCGGGGGCTCAAACCGCTGCTTATATTGATAAGGTTATGTCGAGAATTACTCTCCCGGGCGCTCTATTCTTTGCACTTATTGCTATTATTCCGATGTATATTATGAATAGTTTGAGAGTCCCCTGGTATTTTGGAGGCACAAGCTTAATTATCGTTGTCGGTGTTGTTCTTGATACTATGCGCGCAGTTGAAGCTCAAATGTTAATGAGACACTACGAGGGCTTTATTAAAAAAGGACACCTTAGAGGGAGAAGATAA
- a CDS encoding nucleoside monophosphate kinase: protein MGIIFLGPPGSGKGTQAETIAKEFNLNLVVMGDILRKEIKELTPLGLQIKSYVETGALVPDELVIQLIQKNLTGDSFILDGFPRTVKQAQMLDTVTKIDKVIYFNCPAELILERLSNRRTCPKCNKVYNLVTNPPQNNETCDDCKTELFQRKDDKTEVIQNRIEVYKKETFPLIDFYNKKTVLDEINAADKIENIRSKIKCLINKITKKP from the coding sequence ATGGGTATAATATTCTTAGGGCCTCCGGGCTCAGGTAAAGGTACTCAAGCCGAAACGATTGCCAAAGAATTTAATTTGAACCTTGTCGTTATGGGGGATATCCTTAGAAAAGAAATTAAAGAACTAACTCCCCTCGGTTTACAAATAAAATCTTATGTCGAAACGGGTGCGCTCGTCCCGGATGAACTCGTTATTCAGTTAATTCAAAAAAATCTGACAGGCGATTCTTTTATTCTGGATGGTTTCCCGCGAACCGTAAAACAAGCTCAAATGCTCGATACTGTAACAAAAATAGATAAAGTTATTTACTTTAATTGTCCGGCAGAACTCATTCTTGAAAGATTATCAAACCGCAGAACCTGCCCGAAATGTAATAAAGTTTATAATCTTGTTACTAACCCTCCCCAAAATAATGAGACTTGTGATGACTGCAAAACTGAGCTATTTCAACGCAAAGACGATAAAACCGAAGTCATTCAGAACAGGATTGAAGTATATAAAAAAGAAACTTTCCCTTTAATAGATTTTTATAATAAAAAAACAGTTCTTGACGAAATCAATGCAGCTGATAAAATAGAAAACATTCGTTCTAAAATAAAATGTCTGATAAACAAGATAACAAAAAAGCCATAA
- the infA gene encoding translation initiation factor IF-1, which translates to MSDKQDNKKAIRVEGKITECLRGGIFRVELDSGHKVLAHASGKMRMHFIRILTGDRVTLELSPYDLTRGRIIFRFK; encoded by the coding sequence ATGTCTGATAAACAAGATAACAAAAAAGCCATAAGAGTCGAAGGCAAAATTACCGAATGCCTCAGGGGCGGAATATTCAGGGTAGAACTGGATTCGGGACATAAAGTCCTTGCCCACGCTTCAGGTAAAATGAGAATGCACTTTATTCGTATTCTTACGGGAGATAGAGTTACGTTGGAACTCTCCCCTTATGACCTTACTCGCGGCAGAATAATCTTTAGATTTAAATAG
- the rpmJ gene encoding 50S ribosomal protein L36, with amino-acid sequence MKVRASVKKICSNCKIVRRKGVVRIICTNPKHKQKQG; translated from the coding sequence ATGAAAGTTCGTGCAAGCGTTAAAAAAATATGTTCCAACTGTAAAATTGTGCGCCGAAAAGGTGTAGTAAGAATTATTTGCACTAATCCCAAACATAAACAAAAACAGGGATAA
- a CDS encoding class I SAM-dependent methyltransferase yields MKLNSNLISYFKRSITEVPTFWGRFPGNISFTGKTVLDIGCGDGALCIDIARKGAKKVIGIDTNKAMIEFAEGNLDQNFPELKHIIEFRATSIAELPNETSGFDIITSKSAFEHILDPAECLKEIKLRLNPDSKAYIGFGPLYNSPLGDHGITKLIFGIRIPWAHSVFPESFLVRKWNKKYPGNKIKSISELGLNMFSLTEFKNAFYESGLEVEYFKVNSSTTITSQIFSLFQCLPFISEYFSHNIYCILRK; encoded by the coding sequence ATGAAATTAAATAGTAATTTAATATCTTATTTTAAGAGAAGCATTACCGAAGTTCCAACATTTTGGGGAAGATTCCCGGGGAATATTTCTTTTACCGGGAAAACCGTTCTTGATATTGGCTGCGGTGATGGAGCACTATGTATTGACATTGCGCGCAAGGGAGCAAAAAAAGTAATCGGTATAGACACAAATAAAGCAATGATAGAATTTGCCGAGGGGAACCTTGACCAAAACTTTCCTGAATTAAAACATATCATAGAGTTTAGAGCAACCAGTATTGCTGAATTGCCAAATGAAACCTCAGGCTTTGATATAATTACATCTAAATCAGCTTTTGAACATATACTGGACCCTGCAGAATGTCTGAAAGAAATCAAGCTAAGGTTGAATCCCGACAGTAAAGCGTATATTGGATTTGGGCCTCTTTATAACAGTCCGTTAGGTGACCACGGAATAACAAAACTTATTTTCGGAATCCGAATCCCTTGGGCGCATAGCGTTTTTCCCGAGTCCTTTCTAGTGAGAAAGTGGAATAAAAAATATCCCGGCAACAAAATAAAAAGCATTTCAGAACTTGGGTTAAATATGTTTTCCCTGACTGAATTTAAGAATGCGTTTTACGAAAGCGGTTTGGAAGTCGAGTATTTCAAGGTTAACTCCAGCACGACTATAACTTCACAAATCTTTTCTTTGTTTCAATGTTTGCCGTTTATCTCGGAATATTTTTCACATAATATTTACTGTATCCTGAGGAAATAA
- a CDS encoding PHP domain-containing protein has protein sequence MGIDLHIHTIFSDGTLSPYETVEMAKGKGIDGLAITDHDEIGGVKEGLEAGEKFGVKVVPGAEFSAKYNEKTLHILGYFVDYENPKLIEFVAQMKEARLKRTIKIIDKLAEQGLYITLADVQENAGIGGIGRPHIATALINKGFIKDAHTAFNLYLGDGKPCHISKSNIGPEVIIQLIKEAKGVPVLAHPNLNKMDVYIPELVEMGMRGVEVWTPSQSPKEVKRYLEIVKKYNLIATGGSDSHGTRPGYPQIGEFSLPYIDMIGELEKEKQRN, from the coding sequence ATGGGAATAGACCTACATATACATACTATATTTTCGGACGGGACGTTGTCTCCTTATGAGACTGTGGAAATGGCCAAGGGAAAAGGCATTGACGGGCTTGCAATAACCGACCATGACGAGATAGGCGGAGTAAAAGAAGGGCTGGAGGCGGGAGAAAAATTTGGAGTAAAAGTCGTCCCGGGGGCAGAATTTTCGGCGAAGTACAACGAGAAAACGCTTCACATACTGGGTTATTTTGTGGATTACGAGAATCCGAAACTGATTGAATTCGTTGCTCAAATGAAAGAAGCAAGGCTGAAGAGGACGATTAAAATCATTGATAAGCTTGCGGAGCAGGGTTTATATATAACACTTGCGGACGTGCAGGAAAACGCGGGGATAGGAGGGATTGGCAGACCGCATATAGCAACGGCACTCATAAATAAGGGTTTCATAAAAGATGCTCATACGGCTTTTAATTTGTATTTAGGGGACGGGAAACCCTGTCATATATCAAAATCCAATATCGGACCGGAAGTTATAATTCAACTAATAAAAGAAGCAAAAGGCGTTCCGGTGTTGGCGCATCCGAATTTAAATAAAATGGATGTATACATTCCTGAGCTTGTAGAAATGGGAATGAGAGGCGTGGAGGTGTGGACACCAAGTCAATCACCGAAGGAAGTGAAAAGGTATTTAGAAATAGTGAAGAAGTATAATCTAATTGCGACGGGTGGTTCGGATTCACACGGGACAAGGCCCGGATATCCACAAATAGGGGAATTCAGTCTGCCGTATATTGATATGATTGGGGAGTTGGAGAAGGAAAAACAAAGAAATTAG
- the coaD gene encoding pantetheine-phosphate adenylyltransferase, with amino-acid sequence MPEIAVYPGTFDPITNGHIDIIRRASGLFEKVIVLVIENREKSPLFSINERVKFASCATQKFKGVVVDSYKGLLVEYAKIKKIKTIIRGLRAVSDFDYEFQLTQLNRKLYPAVETIFIMPGEEYFFLSSSSIKEIAAYGGDVSGFVPEIVAKELTSRNR; translated from the coding sequence ATGCCTGAAATAGCCGTTTATCCCGGGACATTTGACCCTATAACCAACGGTCATATAGACATTATCCGAAGAGCTTCGGGATTATTTGAGAAGGTTATTGTTCTTGTGATTGAGAACAGGGAAAAATCTCCTTTGTTTTCTATTAACGAGCGGGTAAAATTTGCGAGTTGCGCCACCCAAAAATTCAAAGGGGTAGTTGTGGATTCCTATAAAGGGCTACTCGTAGAGTATGCCAAGATAAAAAAAATAAAAACTATTATAAGAGGGTTGCGGGCAGTTTCGGATTTTGATTATGAGTTCCAGCTTACGCAATTAAACCGTAAATTATATCCTGCCGTAGAGACTATTTTTATAATGCCCGGTGAAGAATACTTTTTCCTTTCGTCATCAAGCATAAAAGAGATAGCCGCTTATGGAGGTGATGTCAGTGGATTCGTGCCTGAAATAGTGGCAAAAGAACTAACATCACGCAACAGGTAA
- a CDS encoding septum formation initiator family protein: MEYGAEEERDERQEERRGVDSILLRLKKFRKIGILLIVLLVGYLLVFRTYGAGKIVLLRWQIWKTEQEINVMRAKRLVIKREIDLLMGSKEYTKKVAKERYGIE, translated from the coding sequence ATGGAATACGGGGCAGAAGAAGAAAGGGACGAAAGGCAGGAAGAGAGAAGGGGTGTAGACAGTATTTTACTCCGGCTTAAAAAGTTTAGAAAAATAGGAATATTATTGATTGTTTTGTTGGTAGGATATTTATTAGTTTTCAGAACTTACGGAGCAGGGAAAATCGTGTTATTACGCTGGCAAATATGGAAAACGGAACAGGAAATAAACGTTATGCGAGCAAAAAGGCTTGTTATTAAAAGAGAAATAGATTTACTGATGGGAAGCAAAGAATACACGAAAAAAGTAGCAAAAGAAAGATACGGAATAGAGTGA
- the eno gene encoding phosphopyruvate hydratase: protein MSKIKDIRAREILDSRGNPTVEVECELESGCTKRVGVPSGASTGAHEVYELRDGDAKRYAGKGVLKAVNNVNTKIKKALIGLDATNQCEIDDVLIKLDGTPNKSNLGANACVGTSLAVAVVQAREIGTPLYKWIGGIHAHVLPVPMFNIINGGVHAYNNELDIQEFMLVPAGAKDFSSALRMGAEIFHILKNVLHKDGFSSGVGDEGGFAPTLPSNQAACEYIIKAISEAGYVPGKDAFLALDCAASGFYNDGKYTIEGKKLSPAELSDVYYKWIDKFPLVSIEDGFAEDDWESWIKFTEKVGKKILIVGDDIYVTNIARLQEGISKSASNAVLIKPNQVGTLTEALACIEKAKSAGYKCVISHRSGETTSTFISHLAVATNVGLIKSGSLSRCDRVEKYNELLRIEEELGKAASFMGKGIFR, encoded by the coding sequence ATGAGTAAAATTAAAGATATTAGGGCGAGAGAAATTTTGGATTCCAGGGGAAATCCCACAGTTGAAGTAGAATGCGAGCTTGAGTCGGGTTGTACAAAACGTGTTGGTGTTCCATCGGGAGCATCGACCGGGGCGCATGAAGTATATGAATTAAGAGACGGAGACGCGAAAAGGTATGCAGGAAAAGGTGTTTTAAAAGCAGTCAACAACGTAAACACGAAAATTAAAAAGGCGCTTATTGGGCTTGACGCAACGAACCAATGTGAGATTGACGATGTTTTAATTAAGCTTGACGGCACTCCGAACAAATCAAATCTCGGGGCAAACGCTTGTGTCGGGACATCTCTTGCGGTAGCAGTCGTACAGGCGAGAGAAATAGGGACTCCTTTATACAAATGGATTGGCGGAATACATGCGCATGTTCTTCCCGTTCCGATGTTTAACATTATAAACGGCGGCGTTCATGCTTATAATAACGAGCTTGACATCCAGGAGTTTATGTTAGTTCCTGCGGGCGCGAAAGATTTCAGTTCTGCTTTAAGAATGGGCGCAGAAATTTTTCATATATTGAAAAACGTACTTCATAAGGATGGTTTTTCATCCGGAGTTGGAGACGAGGGAGGATTTGCTCCAACGCTGCCTTCCAACCAAGCAGCGTGTGAATATATTATTAAGGCTATTTCCGAAGCAGGATATGTTCCCGGGAAAGACGCTTTTCTTGCACTTGATTGCGCGGCTTCCGGTTTCTATAATGACGGGAAATATACAATTGAAGGGAAGAAACTTTCTCCTGCAGAGTTGTCTGATGTTTACTACAAATGGATAGACAAATTCCCCTTAGTTTCAATAGAAGATGGTTTTGCGGAAGATGACTGGGAAAGCTGGATTAAGTTTACGGAGAAGGTTGGGAAAAAGATACTAATAGTTGGCGACGACATTTATGTTACGAACATCGCCCGTTTACAAGAAGGGATATCAAAGAGCGCAAGCAATGCAGTTTTAATTAAGCCCAACCAGGTAGGAACTCTTACGGAAGCGCTTGCGTGTATAGAAAAAGCAAAAAGCGCAGGATACAAGTGTGTAATTTCGCATCGTTCAGGGGAGACAACGTCTACTTTTATATCACATCTTGCGGTAGCAACAAACGTAGGGTTGATAAAGTCAGGTTCTTTATCCAGATGTGACAGGGTAGAAAAATACAATGAACTATTGCGAATAGAGGAAGAGCTGGGGAAAGCGGCAAGTTTTATGGGGAAAGGAATATTTCGTTAA